GGTTCACACAGATGGGGCTGCTCAAGCTGCATTACGAACGGACCGCCTGCGGCCAGGCTTGCAACCCCCCCCTCGATCTGACGACGGAGGTTGTGGTAGCAGAGGAGACATCAGAGAAAGGGGGCGGTCAGTACAAATGCCAGAAATGTAGCGAGAGCTTCGGTAGCATCCTTGAGCGGCTGAGGCACAGGCAGAGGCATGTGGCGAGGCGTCAGTACAAATGCTCCCTGTGTGACAAGATTTACAGCCGAGCGTCGGACCTCAAGAGACACCAGATGAAACACACCGGTGAGCGGCCATTTGCATGCGAATGTGGGAAAAAATTCACGCACGTGTGGCTTCTAAATAAGCACCGGCAGATCCACACCAGGGAGCGTCCGTACCCCTGCACTGAGTGTGGGAAGAGCTTCACGCAGCTCCAGATCCTTAACAGGCACCTGCTGACCCACAACGGCCAGCGGCCCTTCCAGTGCTCCTACTGTGAGAAGAGCTTCACCCAGCTGGCCAGCCTCACACGCCACGTACGAATCCACACAGGCGAGAGGCCGTACCTCTGCACCACCTGCGAGAAGACGTTCCTCACACACGGAGAGCTGGTGAGGCATCAGCGCAGCCACAGTAACTTCAGGCCGTTCAGCTGTCCACAGTGCCCCAAGAGCTTTAAAACCAAGCGAGCTCAGAGCGAGCACctcaatacacacacaggagagcGTCCATTTGCATGCACCCGGTGCGGGAAGAGGTTCGCCAAGTCGACCTCGCTCGTCCGGCATAACCTGACTCACACAGGGGAGCGGCCCCACCAGTGCTCCCAGTGCGGGAAGACCTTCCTCACGTCGGGCGAGCTCCTCCTCCACAAACGGATCCACACGGGAGAACGGCCTTATCCCTGCTCCTACTGCGAGAGGAGGTTCAGGTGCTCCTCCGACCTCAACATGCACGTCCGGACGCACACCGGAGAGAAGCCGCACAGCTGCCTGTTCTGTAAGAAGAGCTTCTCTACCTCGACAAGGCTGAAAagacacatgcgcacacacgtgGACAAGGGTGTCGTTGTGGAATCATTCATTTGAGCTGACAGCGAATGAGGGACTTATTAGAAgatgatgttttttgctttgtctttaaaaataaaaaaactaaaataagaaAACTCTTTAATCAACAATAATTTTTCTCTATTTAGTGAACATCAGAatgtttttggtatttttctaCAACCAGAGTGATGAAGTGCTCTTGGTCAGAGGTTCCCAACCATTTTGGCTTGTGAAAATGAAGCATTATGAAAATGATCCGTTAATTCACCGGAAAATATGTCTGTAACTTGTCAACTTTCCTTATAATTGTCTCAGGACACCTCAGATTAAATTTTTGACCTGAGGGGGGTTCGACCCCAGGAGGAGGGACAGAACCAGCCTCCCTTTTACAGATGCAAACCCAGCATAGGGCAGTGAAAGGTGGAGGACATTAACCACAGAGCCGAGAGGCATTGGAGGGAGTCTGATAACAGCATGGCCTGTTGACTTGTGTCATTATGGTCTGTCTCTAAGTTAGATTAGTTCTGTGTGGTGCAAAATCACCCAGGCAGGTTAAGGGGACGTGTATGAAGgatttaaatttagattttagTTTGACAAAAGGAATATGCCACTGAAAATCaatctgtttaaaatgtttaaaaaagcaataGAGGAGAAGCCAGAGATGTTACTTTTCCAGTCAAAGTGAGGACTTTTCAAAAGGTAAATGATCAAAAAGAGGAGGTAGCGGCAAGAGAGGAGACTGTGGGAAAAGTGATAAAGCCAAGCAAAGTCAAAGAGCaagacagagcagagaagaaaggACAGTGGGAGCTCCAGGGAGCTCCAGGTCCAGAAAGGAGGCCAAGCTGTCCACAGAGGAACCAAAGGAAATGAAGATTCATGGAAGTGAAGAGCGCGGAGGAGCCGAGGCAGAGAGGGAAGCCTCCGGCTTAGAGAAAGAGCAAGGAAAGAGAAATCTGAACCGGGTAAAGGCAAACAGGGAAAGCAAAATACTAATGATCAGACACAAAGCTATGAAAAGGTCGGTGAATAAAATGCAGAAGAGGAACAGCAGAGAGGGGTCACAAAGACGTGCGAAAGAGCAAGAGAAGGCCAAAGATGTTAAAGATGGTGCCACTGATCAACCTGTGGCGCTGGAGGAGGACTGCTCACATACCCAAGGTGGGCTTTTATTATATCTTTTCGTGGGATTGTTAATGGTTCATTAATCTGTCGGATAACTTGTCATGCTGATTTTACAACAGCAGTCATTAGATGGTCAAGCTCTGCCTGCGTCCTTGCCACTGTGTGACTGATTACAGGTCTCTGTAACCTGATTAAAGGTTGTCATGTGGGACCTTACATTCAGGGAAACAATGAGAGGAATGTGTATAAGAGCAGGATGCGTGTAATCCACTCAGGACTGATAGAACATGATATGGTCTCCATGGCTCCACGATGACTGGTCTGATCTTTTGTATTATCAAATTACATGATCTAATCAGGGGTCAGCC
This region of Chelmon rostratus isolate fCheRos1 chromosome 22, fCheRos1.pri, whole genome shotgun sequence genomic DNA includes:
- the LOC121625916 gene encoding zinc finger protein 2 homolog isoform X2, coding for MWQVAQRREVLEYEKLDEFVTLVTATVPDLLSPKQRGKLLLRLRAKILLELCRNEETANTLCIQPHLERIRPPGYSGSGDAEVDAEEAIFVELIQTLLKDPAQREHFYQEVFPTEYGLNYDTDMQLLVWEFLSKLEKLLPVPDLSQTVSWLTSAPSVLRDCLQALSSPDDLRSLLQHHKCLEHLGTQGTTVEMSTQVFACPECPFFHMQESYLLQHIEHSHPEQYSKLQKAAETAEAPRKKVQRPEFPKPFPIHDRPDPHMCQECGKTFTRASDVTRHQRTHTGERPYTCEECKKGFKNSWDLTRHQRIHTGERPFLCSQCGKRFTQMGLLKLHYERTACGQACNPPLDLTTEVVVAEETSEKGGGQYKCQKCSESFGSILERLRHRQRHVARRQYKCSLCDKIYSRASDLKRHQMKHTGERPFACECGKKFTHVWLLNKHRQIHTRERPYPCTECGKSFTQLQILNRHLLTHNGQRPFQCSYCEKSFTQLASLTRHVRIHTGERPYLCTTCEKTFLTHGELVRHQRSHSNFRPFSCPQCPKSFKTKRAQSEHLNTHTGERPFACTRCGKRFAKSTSLVRHNLTHTGERPHQCSQCGKTFLTSGELLLHKRIHTGERPYPCSYCERRFRCSSDLNMHVRTHTGEKPHSCLFCKKSFSTSTRLKRHMRTHVDKGVVVESFI
- the LOC121625916 gene encoding zinc finger protein 2 homolog isoform X1 — its product is METTGSSHPVENTDIFLPLCSLRLLIPPLRLLSAAMWQVAQRREVLEYEKLDEFVTLVTATVPDLLSPKQRGKLLLRLRAKILLELCRNEETANTLCIQPHLERIRPPGYSGSGDAEVDAEEAIFVELIQTLLKDPAQREHFYQEVFPTEYGLNYDTDMQLLVWEFLSKLEKLLPVPDLSQTVSWLTSAPSVLRDCLQALSSPDDLRSLLQHHKCLEHLGTQGTTVEMSTQVFACPECPFFHMQESYLLQHIEHSHPEQYSKLQKAAETAEAPRKKVQRPEFPKPFPIHDRPDPHMCQECGKTFTRASDVTRHQRTHTGERPYTCEECKKGFKNSWDLTRHQRIHTGERPFLCSQCGKRFTQMGLLKLHYERTACGQACNPPLDLTTEVVVAEETSEKGGGQYKCQKCSESFGSILERLRHRQRHVARRQYKCSLCDKIYSRASDLKRHQMKHTGERPFACECGKKFTHVWLLNKHRQIHTRERPYPCTECGKSFTQLQILNRHLLTHNGQRPFQCSYCEKSFTQLASLTRHVRIHTGERPYLCTTCEKTFLTHGELVRHQRSHSNFRPFSCPQCPKSFKTKRAQSEHLNTHTGERPFACTRCGKRFAKSTSLVRHNLTHTGERPHQCSQCGKTFLTSGELLLHKRIHTGERPYPCSYCERRFRCSSDLNMHVRTHTGEKPHSCLFCKKSFSTSTRLKRHMRTHVDKGVVVESFI